The following nucleotide sequence is from Malania oleifera isolate guangnan ecotype guangnan chromosome 4, ASM2987363v1, whole genome shotgun sequence.
TTCACGCTCATCTCCAGCTCCTCACCTCCATCGTTGTTGAAGAACTCGCCCAATTTAACCTCACACCACCCATCCGCCCTCGCTTTCGGAAATGATTCATCATTCAATTCGCCAGGGGCAGATGCTCCCAACCTCAGCACGTCAAAAGCACCGCCTAACAGCCTACTACGAGTACGACCAGCACGTCTCCGTATGACATGAAATATCCTCCCCTTTCCATCATTAGGCACAAAATAAACAGACCGAACGATACTTTCACCGCCAGTAATCCCAGTGGAGACTTCCACAGGTTGGTATTCAAATCCATTCATTGACTTTGTCTGCTTGAAAACCAAGTAAGCAGCATACTTTGTGTCTGGTGATAGCAAGCAAGTACTTATCTTGCCATAAATTTCAAGCCAACATACGCTGGCAAGCTCAGCCACCTCTGGAAATCTGTGCGCAGGTACATAAAGCCAATTGCTTAGAGAAGAAAGGGCACAAATTacagggggaaaaaaaaaaaaaaacacaaatggCAGGGAAAAATACTAGATGTGAGAATCGCAGACCTGGATTCTGGTAAAGAAATCCACCTCCAATACATGGGAGTGTCAGCCCATACAATGGACAGGCTCCTTGGTGCTAACGTGTAGCATTTCTTTCCATTCCATCTCTCTAACGAAAAGCTCTATTGAACGCAGGTGATAAAGGTATAAAATCAATAAGGGTGAGAAAATAGTACTAGCAAGCAgcaagcagagagagagagagagagagagagaagaacattGGAAGTCAAGCCTTGTTCTCAGTCAACCCCACAAGTACCAAGCACAAGAACATTGGCAGGCGGACATGGTTCTCAGCCAACCATATATTCAGAAAGGCCGCAAGCATGCCATATTGTATGCGCAGCACAAGGAACATCATGATGACCCATACTtatttaaaacatacatatctTCCAGACCCCAACTGATGCCTTCTGAAATTCAAGTGACTGCAAGAAACTGCTTAAAAAAaggattcattttttttttttttccaatatttttGAACTTTTTGCATATCTACCACTggttcattttgagataaaaGAGAGACTCACGGTTGAGTTTGGGAGCACATGGTTTggatcttggatttgaatttgtgcaTAGTCACAAAATTCAGTACTTATTTGTATTGCATCATGTCCAAATTGGCAAACCCACACAACAACAAATCCAGCACTTTGTCAAATCCagcaaaaaaaattaagagaactGACCACCGGGTCATTATAATAAGGAAACATAATAATTTATGCTTCTTTAAAATGATTTTCGACCAAAGAAAAAGAAGTAAAACACCCattcacaattttttttccaGCCGTGTCGAACCTTGCTGGGCAGTTAATGACAAACCACTATAAAGCccttcatactatttctttttcgGAGCTAAAACCCTAAAAGATTTTAGACATTctttgtctctttctctctgtttGGAGCACTCCACCAAGCTGACCATCTCATTCTTTGTAAGCTTCTCGCGTACTGTTAATAAAGTTATCCTTACTGTTCAAAAACAATGTTTTCCTATTGTCCAAATGATAGGATACTCCTTCAGTTGTGACTCACATTCAGGGAGTCGTCCACTAATTCTGTAAGAAAGGAAAAGGTTTCATAATGTATATTTTGAAGTTTTCACATGCAGGTTAAGCGAATATTACCAAAttcctctctcttttctttttcatttccttCATTCTGATGTGCCCGTGCAGAATTTTACACATTAAGTTTGACGAAAATGTTTC
It contains:
- the LOC131153053 gene encoding putative F-box protein PP2-B12, whose product is MMEEGNGNGGGGMDLLMLPEGCIADILSLTSPADACRLSLVSSTFLSAADSDAVWHRFLPSYCHTLISRSCSSSLFADCSSKKELFFRLCDFPLLIDEGTKSFSLERWNGKKCYTLAPRSLSIVWADTPMYWRWISLPESRFPEVAELASVCWLEIYGKISTCLLSPDTKYAAYLVFKQTKSMNGFEYQPVEVSTGITGGESIVRSVYFVPNDGKGRIFHVIRRRAGRTRSRLLGGAFDVLRLGASAPGELNDESFPKARADGWCEVKLGEFFNNDGGEELEMSVKGGRWESGLIIQGIEIRPKEGR